One Paracoccus sp. TOH DNA segment encodes these proteins:
- a CDS encoding PLP-dependent aminotransferase family protein yields MPIPPDAFFLDHAAGLPLQVQLRRQIIAAVTAGRFRAGEKLPSTRALARHLGVARVTVAQAFAELVSTDYLASRDRSGHYISDSIERRLEAEPPAPDTPRFDWDSQFEGRFARAQRTDRERDWRRFAYPFVYGQADPALVDHAAWRDCAMRALGRREFASLTGDLYDADDPELVDHIARQILPRRGISAGRDEILLTMGAQNALWLVTQVLLRPGASCAIEDPSYPGQREILLASRARILPVPVDARGLPPDAIPPGVAAVFTTASHQCPTNSTMPLARRKELLARAQAQGFAVIEDDYEFEMSFAGAPSPALKAIDRAGAVIYIGSFSKSVFPGVRLGYVVADPRVIAEARALRGMVLRHPPGHMQRTLAHFLSLGHYDAQANRMRRAYARRREVMLAAIAQQGLRLASPEATGGSSFWLATPEGVDSAALAARLKAREVLIEPGAPFFALAARGRGFFRLAYSSIAAERIPEGIRRIAEALRDPAG; encoded by the coding sequence ATGCCGATTCCCCCCGATGCCTTCTTCCTGGACCATGCCGCCGGTCTGCCGCTGCAGGTCCAGTTGCGGCGCCAGATCATCGCCGCGGTGACCGCCGGCCGCTTCCGCGCGGGCGAGAAACTGCCCTCGACCCGGGCGCTGGCGCGGCATCTGGGCGTGGCGCGGGTCACGGTGGCGCAGGCTTTCGCGGAACTCGTCTCGACCGATTACCTGGCCAGCCGCGACCGTTCGGGGCATTACATCTCGGACAGCATCGAGCGGCGGCTCGAGGCCGAGCCCCCTGCCCCGGACACGCCGCGCTTCGACTGGGACAGCCAGTTCGAGGGCCGCTTCGCCCGCGCGCAACGCACGGATCGCGAACGCGACTGGCGCCGCTTCGCCTATCCCTTTGTCTACGGCCAGGCCGATCCGGCGCTGGTCGACCATGCCGCCTGGCGCGACTGTGCCATGCGTGCGCTGGGCCGGCGCGAGTTCGCCAGCCTGACCGGCGACCTCTACGACGCCGACGACCCGGAACTGGTCGACCATATCGCCCGCCAGATCCTGCCCCGGCGCGGCATCAGCGCCGGGCGCGACGAGATCCTGCTGACCATGGGGGCGCAGAACGCGCTGTGGCTGGTGACGCAGGTGCTGTTGCGCCCCGGCGCCTCCTGCGCCATCGAGGACCCCTCCTATCCCGGTCAGCGCGAGATCCTGCTGGCCAGCCGCGCCCGCATCCTGCCGGTGCCGGTCGATGCGCGCGGCCTGCCGCCCGACGCCATCCCGCCCGGGGTCGCGGCGGTCTTCACCACCGCCAGCCACCAATGCCCGACCAACTCCACCATGCCGCTGGCCCGCCGCAAGGAACTGCTGGCCCGCGCCCAGGCCCAGGGCTTCGCCGTGATCGAGGACGATTACGAATTCGAGATGTCCTTCGCCGGCGCGCCCTCGCCGGCGCTCAAGGCCATCGACCGGGCCGGAGCGGTGATCTATATCGGCTCATTCTCGAAATCGGTGTTTCCGGGCGTGCGGCTGGGCTATGTGGTGGCCGATCCGCGCGTCATCGCCGAGGCGCGGGCGCTGCGCGGCATGGTGCTGCGCCACCCGCCCGGCCACATGCAGCGCACGCTGGCGCATTTCCTGTCGCTGGGCCATTACGACGCGCAAGCGAACCGGATGCGCCGCGCCTATGCCCGGCGGCGCGAGGTGATGCTCGCCGCCATCGCGCAGCAGGGGCTGCGGCTGGCCTCGCCCGAGGCGACCGGCGGCTCCAGCTTCTGGCTGGCGACGCCCGAGGGGGTCGATTCCGCGGCGCTGGCGGCGCGGCTCAAGGCGCGCGAAGTGCTGATCGAGCCGGGGGCGCCCTTCTTCGCGCTGGCCGCGCGCGGCAGGGGCTTCTTCCGGCTGGCCTATTCCTCGATCGCCGCCGAACGCATCCCCGAGGGCATCCGCCGCATCGCCGAGGCGCTGCGGGATCCGGCCGGCTAG
- the pta gene encoding phosphate acetyltransferase codes for MKPLDRIHETAKALNRHIILSEGEDPRVAEAARRLVDQGLARVTLMGGPEIPGVGRIDPAGAPDLAELAEEWHRLRAAKGMTAERALEEMRDPIRQAAMRVRLGQADGTVGGAVATTADTVRAALQIIGRAPDAGIVSSFFLMLSCGPAAPVKGGMIFSDCGLVIQPDAAELAAIALSAAESCRQLLAEEPRVALLSFSTAGSADHPSLGRIREALALIRAAAPDLEVDGEMQFDAALDDAIRAKKAPGSRLTGRPNVFIFPDLAAGNIGYKIAQRLGGLTAIGPILQGLAKPANDLSRGCSVQDIVDASAVTAVQAGTVAKVPA; via the coding sequence ATGAAACCGCTCGACCGCATCCACGAGACCGCGAAGGCGTTGAACCGCCATATCATCCTGTCCGAGGGCGAGGATCCCCGCGTCGCCGAGGCCGCCCGGCGGCTGGTCGACCAGGGTCTGGCCCGCGTCACCCTGATGGGCGGACCCGAGATCCCCGGCGTGGGCCGCATCGACCCGGCGGGCGCGCCAGATCTGGCGGAGCTCGCCGAGGAATGGCACCGGCTGCGCGCCGCCAAGGGCATGACTGCCGAGCGGGCGCTGGAGGAGATGCGCGACCCGATCCGCCAGGCGGCGATGCGGGTGCGGCTGGGCCAGGCCGATGGTACGGTGGGCGGTGCGGTCGCCACCACCGCCGACACGGTGCGGGCGGCGCTGCAGATCATCGGCCGCGCGCCGGATGCCGGGATCGTGTCGAGCTTCTTCCTGATGCTGTCCTGCGGGCCCGCGGCGCCGGTCAAGGGCGGGATGATCTTTTCCGATTGCGGGCTGGTGATCCAGCCCGACGCGGCCGAGCTTGCCGCCATCGCGCTTTCCGCCGCCGAAAGCTGCCGGCAGCTTCTGGCCGAGGAGCCGCGGGTGGCGCTTTTGTCCTTCTCGACTGCCGGCTCGGCGGATCATCCGAGCCTGGGCCGGATCCGCGAGGCGCTGGCGCTGATCCGCGCCGCCGCGCCGGATCTGGAGGTGGATGGCGAGATGCAGTTCGACGCGGCGCTGGACGACGCGATCCGGGCGAAGAAGGCGCCGGGAAGCCGGCTGACCGGCCGGCCGAACGTGTTCATCTTCCCGGACCTGGCGGCGGGCAATATCGGCTACAAGATCGCGCAGCGCCTGGGCGGCCTGACCGCCATCGGCCCGATCCTGCAGGGCCTCGCCAAGCCCGCCAACGACCTGTCGCGCGGCTGCTCGGTCCAGGACATCGTCGATGCAAGCGCCGTCACCGCCGTTCAGGCCGGGACGGTGGCGAAGGTGCCGGCCTAG
- a CDS encoding putative sulfate exporter family transporter translates to MITTMIPSRSLLGEAFPGFAVSALVAATAQFLSDHYGAPAMLLALLLGLALNFLAEDGTRTAPGIAFTARTVLRLGVALLGARISVEMLTALGPRLIALVVAGVVLTILFALLATRWVGRGWRFALLTGGSVAICGASAAMAIAAVLPRHEKSERDLVFTVLSVTVLSTVAMVLYPMLSNVFGFTARDSGVFLGGTIHDVAQVVGAGFSVGPETGETATLVKLIRVSMLAPVVLCFSLVIRARGLSDTDGGKAPPLLPGFVIGFLVLAALNSLGLIPQAVSDFAGQLSRWALLIAIAAVGIKTSLGKMLEVGGGAIALIVAETVFLGVFVVAGLHFLG, encoded by the coding sequence ATGATAACCACCATGATCCCTTCGCGCAGCCTGCTCGGCGAGGCCTTCCCGGGTTTCGCGGTCTCGGCGCTGGTCGCGGCCACGGCGCAGTTCCTGTCGGACCATTACGGCGCCCCGGCCATGCTGCTGGCGCTGCTGCTGGGCCTGGCGCTGAACTTCCTGGCCGAGGACGGTACCCGCACCGCGCCCGGCATCGCCTTCACCGCCCGCACGGTCTTGCGGCTGGGGGTGGCGCTGCTGGGGGCGCGGATCTCGGTCGAGATGCTGACGGCGCTGGGGCCGCGCTTGATCGCGCTGGTGGTGGCGGGGGTGGTGCTGACGATCCTGTTCGCGCTTCTCGCCACCCGCTGGGTCGGCCGCGGCTGGCGCTTCGCGCTCTTGACCGGCGGCTCGGTGGCGATCTGCGGCGCCTCGGCCGCCATGGCCATCGCCGCGGTGCTGCCGCGCCACGAGAAATCCGAGCGCGACCTGGTCTTCACCGTCCTGTCCGTCACCGTGCTCTCGACCGTGGCCATGGTGCTTTATCCGATGCTGTCCAACGTCTTCGGCTTCACGGCGCGCGATTCCGGCGTGTTCCTGGGCGGCACCATCCATGACGTGGCCCAGGTGGTCGGTGCCGGGTTCTCCGTCGGCCCCGAGACCGGCGAGACCGCGACGCTGGTCAAGCTGATCCGAGTCTCGATGCTGGCGCCGGTGGTGCTGTGCTTCTCGTTGGTGATCCGGGCGCGCGGGCTGTCCGACACCGACGGCGGCAAGGCGCCGCCCCTGCTGCCGGGCTTCGTCATCGGCTTCCTGGTGCTGGCGGCGCTGAACAGCCTGGGCCTGATTCCGCAGGCGGTCTCGGACTTCGCCGGGCAGCTTTCCCGCTGGGCGCTGCTGATCGCCATCGCCGCGGTGGGGATCAAGACCTCGCTTGGCAAGATGCTCGAGGTCGGCGGCGGCGCCATCGCGCTGATCGTGGCCGAAACCGTGTTCCTGGGCGTCTTCGTCGTCGCCGGCCTGCATTTCCTGGGGTAA
- the xsc gene encoding sulfoacetaldehyde acetyltransferase, which yields MRMTTEEAFVKVLQLHGIEHAFGIIGSAMMPVSDLFPKAGITFWDCAHETNAGLMADGFTRSTGKMSMAIAQNGPGVTGFVTPVKTAYWNHTPLLLVTPQAANRTIGQGGFQEMEQMRLFADCVCYQEEVRDASRIPEVLNRVIMQAWRNSAPAQINIPRDFWTQVIDVELPQVVAFERPSGGEDAVAEAARLLSEAQFPVILSGAGVVLSGAIPELAKLAERLDAPVASNYQHNDSFPGSHPLAVGPLGYNGSKAAMELIAKADVVLALGTRLNPFSTLPGYGIDYWPKQAKIIQVDINADRIGLTKKVTVGIQGDAAKVARGILAQLAATAGDAGRAERRDLVAQTKSRWAQELSSLDHEDDDPGTEWNQQARVRDAGLMSPRQAWRAIMQAVPKEAIVSSDIGNNCAIGNAYPSFEAGRKYLAPGLFGPCGYGFPAILGAKVGNPDVPVIGFAGDGAFGISMNEMTACGREDWPAITMVIFRNYQWGAEKRNTTLWYANNFVGTELDRDTSYAGIARACGLNGVQVKSQEELTAALHEAVERQMQKRETTFIEVLLNQELGEPFRRDAMKKPVVVAGIDPADMRPQKGAA from the coding sequence ATGAGAATGACCACCGAGGAAGCCTTTGTTAAGGTTTTGCAACTGCACGGTATCGAGCATGCTTTCGGGATCATCGGTTCTGCGATGATGCCGGTTTCGGATCTGTTCCCGAAGGCGGGGATCACGTTCTGGGACTGCGCGCATGAGACGAATGCCGGGCTTATGGCGGACGGGTTCACGCGCTCGACCGGCAAGATGTCGATGGCGATCGCGCAGAACGGCCCCGGGGTGACCGGGTTCGTGACGCCGGTGAAGACCGCCTACTGGAACCACACGCCGCTGCTGCTGGTGACGCCGCAGGCGGCGAACCGCACCATCGGCCAGGGCGGCTTCCAGGAGATGGAGCAGATGCGGCTGTTCGCCGATTGCGTCTGCTACCAGGAGGAGGTGCGCGACGCCTCGCGCATCCCCGAGGTCCTGAACCGGGTGATCATGCAGGCCTGGCGCAACTCGGCCCCGGCGCAGATCAACATCCCGCGCGACTTCTGGACCCAGGTGATCGACGTCGAGCTGCCGCAGGTGGTGGCCTTCGAGCGGCCCTCGGGCGGCGAGGATGCGGTGGCCGAGGCGGCGCGGCTGCTGTCGGAGGCGCAGTTCCCGGTGATCCTGTCGGGCGCCGGGGTGGTGCTGTCGGGCGCGATCCCGGAACTGGCCAAGCTGGCCGAGCGGCTGGATGCGCCGGTGGCCTCGAACTACCAGCACAACGACAGCTTCCCGGGCAGCCATCCGCTGGCGGTGGGGCCCCTGGGCTACAACGGCTCGAAGGCGGCGATGGAGCTGATCGCCAAGGCCGATGTGGTGCTGGCGCTGGGGACGCGGCTGAACCCGTTCTCGACCCTGCCGGGCTACGGCATCGACTACTGGCCGAAGCAGGCCAAGATCATCCAGGTCGACATCAACGCCGACCGCATCGGCCTGACCAAGAAGGTCACGGTGGGCATCCAGGGCGACGCGGCCAAGGTGGCGCGCGGCATCCTGGCGCAGCTCGCCGCCACGGCGGGCGATGCCGGCCGGGCCGAGCGCCGCGACCTGGTGGCGCAGACCAAGTCCCGCTGGGCGCAGGAGCTGTCGAGCCTCGACCACGAGGATGACGATCCCGGCACCGAATGGAACCAGCAGGCGCGGGTCCGCGACGCCGGTCTGATGTCGCCGCGCCAGGCCTGGCGGGCGATCATGCAGGCGGTGCCGAAAGAGGCCATCGTCAGCTCGGACATCGGCAACAACTGCGCCATCGGCAACGCCTATCCGAGCTTCGAGGCGGGGCGGAAATACCTGGCGCCGGGCCTGTTCGGCCCCTGCGGCTACGGCTTCCCGGCGATCCTGGGCGCCAAGGTCGGCAATCCGGACGTGCCGGTGATCGGCTTTGCCGGCGACGGCGCCTTCGGCATCTCGATGAACGAGATGACCGCCTGCGGGCGCGAGGACTGGCCGGCGATCACCATGGTGATCTTCCGCAACTACCAGTGGGGCGCGGAAAAGCGCAACACGACGCTGTGGTATGCCAACAACTTCGTCGGCACCGAGCTAGACCGCGACACCTCCTATGCCGGCATCGCCCGGGCCTGCGGCTTGAACGGCGTGCAGGTGAAGTCGCAGGAGGAGCTGACGGCGGCGCTGCACGAGGCGGTCGAGCGGCAGATGCAGAAGCGCGAGACCACCTTCATCGAGGTGCTCTTGAACCAGGAGCTGGGCGAGCCCTTCCGCCGCGACGCGATGAAGAAGCCGGTGGTGGTGGCGGGGATCGACCCGGCCGACATGCGTCCGCAAAAGGGCGCCGCCTGA
- a CDS encoding FAD-binding oxidoreductase produces the protein MQAIEKRAGSVPFDPFYDPITAPGLGPRSDYAPTYWIGTAGTPPPDDGPVTGDMDADVVVIGSGYTGLSCAIHLAKMHGIKATVLEANGVAYGCSTRNGGQAQVSSGRLKRSQWIERWGLDVAKRLHAEVCEGFELFRGLIRDHAIDCEPQDGGHYYIAHKAGVMPALESEAALLRDTFGYDARMLSRGELHETVVRDHEAHGAMWEVDGVGIHAAKLAFGYLRVARELGAKVHVDSPVQGWDYRDGVHHLRTPGGTVRAKRVAVATAAYAPRSLHPRLRDRLMPIMSNSIVTRVLTPGELEAIGIRKLSPLTDTRTLRHYYRLLPDNRLQIGSRAAITGRDAANPTHLNGLKEGMYRKFPTLRGIELDYSWWGWVDVSHDMMPRITGLPDLPGAFYALGYGGNGVMYSAMAGRRMAQLVAGEAVPALPIFNTELPHEGWKTPFRRLGQWGLYKFYHYRDERR, from the coding sequence ATGCAGGCGATCGAGAAACGTGCGGGTTCGGTCCCCTTCGACCCGTTCTATGATCCCATCACGGCGCCCGGCCTGGGTCCGCGCAGCGACTATGCACCGACCTACTGGATCGGCACCGCCGGCACCCCGCCGCCGGACGACGGCCCGGTGACGGGCGACATGGATGCTGATGTGGTGGTGATCGGCTCGGGCTATACCGGCCTTTCCTGCGCCATCCACCTGGCCAAGATGCACGGCATCAAGGCCACGGTGCTGGAGGCGAACGGCGTCGCCTATGGCTGCTCGACCCGCAACGGCGGCCAGGCGCAGGTCAGCTCGGGCCGGCTGAAGCGCAGCCAGTGGATCGAGCGCTGGGGCCTCGATGTCGCGAAGCGCCTGCATGCCGAGGTTTGCGAGGGTTTCGAGCTGTTCCGCGGCCTGATCCGCGACCATGCGATCGACTGCGAGCCGCAGGATGGCGGGCATTACTACATCGCCCACAAGGCCGGCGTGATGCCGGCGCTGGAAAGCGAGGCGGCGCTGCTGCGCGACACATTCGGCTATGACGCCCGCATGCTCTCGCGCGGCGAGCTGCACGAGACCGTGGTGCGCGACCACGAGGCGCATGGCGCCATGTGGGAGGTGGACGGCGTCGGCATCCATGCCGCGAAACTGGCCTTCGGCTATCTGCGGGTGGCCCGCGAACTGGGCGCGAAAGTGCATGTCGACAGCCCGGTTCAGGGCTGGGACTACCGGGACGGCGTGCATCACCTGCGCACGCCGGGCGGCACGGTGCGGGCGAAGCGCGTGGCGGTGGCGACGGCGGCCTATGCGCCGCGCAGCCTGCACCCGCGGCTCAGGGACCGGCTGATGCCGATCATGTCGAACAGCATCGTCACCCGCGTGCTGACGCCGGGCGAGCTGGAGGCGATCGGCATCCGCAAGCTCTCGCCGCTGACCGACACCCGGACGCTGCGGCATTATTACCGGCTCTTGCCCGACAACCGGCTGCAGATCGGTTCGCGTGCCGCGATCACCGGCCGCGACGCCGCGAACCCGACGCATCTGAACGGGCTGAAGGAGGGCATGTACCGCAAGTTCCCGACCCTGCGCGGCATCGAGCTGGATTACAGCTGGTGGGGCTGGGTGGATGTCAGCCACGACATGATGCCGCGCATCACCGGCCTGCCGGACCTGCCCGGCGCCTTCTACGCCCTGGGCTATGGCGGCAACGGCGTGATGTATTCCGCCATGGCCGGCCGGCGCATGGCGCAACTGGTCGCGGGCGAGGCCGTGCCCGCGCTGCCGATCTTCAACACCGAACTGCCGCATGAGGGCTGGAAGACGCCGTTCCGGCGGCTGGGCCAATGGGGCCTCTACAAGTTTTACCACTATCGCGACGAGCGCAGATAA
- a CDS encoding nuclear transport factor 2 family protein: MTRKLTADDLKATFDAFNRHDIDGVMTHFADDCVFYTVAGEHEYGNKVEGKAAIAKAFETVWTTMPDVAWADHTHFLSEDGTRGVSQWTFRATNPDGSRIEVQGVDLFRIRDGRIVEKQAIRKQRPAIPASAPALAEK; the protein is encoded by the coding sequence ATGACCCGCAAGCTGACCGCCGACGACCTGAAGGCCACCTTCGACGCCTTCAACCGCCACGACATCGACGGCGTGATGACCCATTTTGCCGATGACTGCGTGTTCTACACCGTCGCCGGCGAGCACGAATACGGGAACAAGGTCGAAGGCAAGGCGGCGATCGCCAAGGCTTTCGAGACCGTCTGGACGACGATGCCGGACGTCGCATGGGCCGACCACACGCATTTCCTGTCCGAGGACGGCACGCGCGGCGTTTCGCAATGGACATTCCGCGCCACCAACCCGGACGGCAGCCGCATCGAGGTGCAGGGCGTGGACCTGTTCCGCATCCGCGACGGCCGGATCGTCGAGAAACAGGCGATCCGCAAGCAGCGCCCGGCCATCCCCGCCTCTGCCCCCGCCCTTGCCGAGAAATGA
- a CDS encoding TRAP transporter large permease, protein MSDYVVEVLFGTFALLMVLGAPITVALGVAALAAMLYLGDNPIKMVQMAWSSVGSFPLMALPSFILAGALMEAAGLSRRLISVAESLAGPFTGGLSAATIVACLFFGAISGSGPATTAAVGMLMIPGMIRNGYSRDYAASTTAAAGGLGIVIPPSIPMIIYGISAMGIAPDPAAVEAHGQFQSVSISKMFIAGFLPGAVMAGGLLLMNYVRCKRRGYHGSSETLSLRKFMCACYQGFWALLAPVVILGGIYTGMFTPTEAAIIAIFYTLFVGIFIYRELDLREVFKALEATTWLAGRVLLVLFAATIFGRVLIENNIPGIIAGGILGLTTNIYAIWALIIGMLLIVGMFMETLAAIMILVPVMLPVAYMVGIDPIHFGIVMICTLSVGFQTPPLGENLFIASGISGETIEKISVTALPFAIASTAAIFVIALFPQIALWLPALLGY, encoded by the coding sequence ATGAGCGATTATGTCGTAGAAGTCCTGTTCGGCACCTTCGCCCTGCTGATGGTGCTGGGTGCGCCGATCACCGTCGCGCTTGGCGTGGCCGCGCTGGCCGCCATGCTCTATCTGGGCGACAATCCGATCAAGATGGTGCAGATGGCCTGGTCCTCGGTCGGGTCCTTCCCGCTGATGGCGCTGCCCTCGTTCATCCTGGCCGGGGCGCTGATGGAGGCCGCAGGCCTGTCGCGCCGGCTGATCTCGGTCGCCGAAAGCCTGGCCGGTCCGTTCACCGGCGGCCTTTCCGCCGCCACCATCGTCGCCTGCCTGTTCTTCGGCGCGATCTCGGGTTCGGGGCCGGCCACCACCGCCGCGGTCGGCATGCTGATGATCCCCGGCATGATCCGCAACGGCTACAGCCGCGATTACGCCGCCTCGACCACCGCCGCCGCGGGCGGTCTGGGCATCGTCATCCCGCCCTCGATCCCGATGATCATCTACGGCATCTCGGCCATGGGCATCGCGCCCGATCCGGCCGCCGTCGAGGCGCATGGCCAGTTCCAGTCGGTCTCGATCTCGAAGATGTTCATCGCCGGCTTCCTGCCCGGCGCGGTCATGGCCGGCGGCCTGCTGCTGATGAACTACGTCCGCTGCAAGCGGCGGGGCTATCACGGCTCGTCCGAGACGCTGTCGCTGCGCAAGTTCATGTGCGCCTGCTATCAGGGCTTCTGGGCGCTGCTGGCCCCGGTGGTGATCCTGGGCGGCATCTATACCGGCATGTTCACCCCCACCGAAGCCGCCATCATCGCCATCTTCTACACTTTGTTCGTCGGAATCTTCATCTACCGCGAACTGGATCTGCGCGAGGTCTTCAAGGCGCTCGAGGCGACGACCTGGCTGGCCGGGCGGGTGCTTCTGGTGCTGTTCGCCGCCACCATCTTCGGCCGCGTCCTGATCGAGAACAACATCCCCGGCATCATCGCCGGCGGCATCCTGGGCCTGACCACCAACATCTATGCGATCTGGGCGCTGATCATCGGCATGCTGCTGATCGTGGGCATGTTCATGGAGACGCTGGCCGCGATCATGATCCTGGTCCCGGTCATGCTGCCGGTGGCCTATATGGTGGGCATCGATCCGATCCACTTCGGCATCGTGATGATCTGCACGCTGTCCGTCGGCTTCCAGACCCCGCCGCTGGGCGAGAACCTGTTCATCGCCTCCGGCATTTCGGGCGAGACCATCGAGAAGATCAGCGTGACCGCGCTGCCCTTCGCCATCGCCTCGACCGCCGCGATTTTCGTCATCGCCCTGTTCCCGCAGATCGCCCTCTGGCTTCCCGCCCTGCTGGGCTATTGA
- a CDS encoding TRAP transporter small permease, with protein sequence MSAFWKHLDHLESYICRALLALFVTLLFVQIVARQIFGFSITWIEELSVILFVWFAYFGASYAARMAAHNRVTFHLNMMPRKAARVLEAIGDLFWIIFNIVFIWQAIQFIGRLKPFVKAQTLGWEMRYVYMALPIAFALMTIRILQVNYLKLVKGIDPRDPDKVEVEEMLELAADEQRAYEREHKK encoded by the coding sequence ATGTCTGCATTCTGGAAGCATCTCGACCATCTCGAAAGCTACATCTGCCGCGCGCTGCTGGCGCTTTTCGTCACGCTGCTTTTCGTCCAGATCGTCGCACGGCAGATCTTCGGCTTCTCGATCACCTGGATCGAGGAACTGTCCGTCATCCTCTTCGTCTGGTTCGCCTATTTCGGCGCGTCCTATGCGGCGCGCATGGCGGCGCATAACCGGGTGACCTTCCACCTGAACATGATGCCGCGCAAGGCGGCGCGTGTGTTGGAGGCGATCGGGGATCTGTTCTGGATCATCTTCAACATCGTGTTCATCTGGCAGGCCATCCAGTTCATCGGCCGGCTGAAGCCCTTCGTGAAGGCCCAGACCCTGGGCTGGGAGATGCGCTACGTCTACATGGCGCTGCCCATCGCCTTCGCGCTGATGACGATCCGCATCCTGCAGGTGAACTATCTGAAACTCGTGAAGGGCATCGACCCGCGCGACCCCGACAAGGTCGAGGTCGAGGAGATGCTCGAACTCGCCGCCGACGAGCAGCGCGCCTACGAGCGGGAGCACAAGAAATGA
- a CDS encoding TRAP transporter substrate-binding protein, with protein MSFITRILSGTALALSLGTVALPASAAEYRIAVGDGAGGTQEALGKAFVAALEEKTGGQMTGKLFLNGQLGDEQDTVTAAATGTLDFSILAINNITPFSPTVGTLTLPYVILSQEDAEKVTQGEIGQQMIAQTVEDAGVRIIGWAYSGFRVLTNSKKPIATVADLQGVVVRVPKNEIMIETYKSWGINPTPMAWGETFAALQQKVVDGQDNPYMTVNSMKFYEVQKYVTDLRYLFSIEPLIISEALFQSLSPEEQQQVLEAGQEATQASAQFLRDQESKIKEELVGRGMEITEPADDEKEFIELATTKVWPKFYDQIGGKEVLDGVLTSLGRDPAK; from the coding sequence ATGTCTTTCATTACCCGCATTCTGTCCGGCACCGCGCTTGCGTTGAGCCTGGGAACGGTCGCCCTGCCGGCTTCGGCGGCCGAGTATCGCATCGCGGTCGGCGATGGCGCCGGCGGCACCCAGGAGGCGCTGGGTAAGGCCTTCGTCGCGGCGCTGGAGGAGAAAACCGGCGGCCAGATGACCGGCAAGCTGTTCCTCAACGGCCAGCTCGGCGACGAGCAGGACACCGTGACCGCCGCCGCCACCGGCACGCTGGATTTCTCGATTCTCGCGATCAACAACATCACGCCTTTCTCGCCCACCGTCGGCACCCTGACGCTGCCCTATGTCATCCTGAGCCAGGAGGATGCCGAAAAGGTCACCCAGGGCGAAATCGGCCAGCAGATGATCGCGCAGACCGTCGAGGATGCCGGCGTGCGCATCATCGGCTGGGCCTATTCCGGCTTTCGCGTGCTGACGAACTCAAAAAAGCCGATCGCCACGGTGGCCGACCTGCAGGGGGTCGTGGTGCGCGTGCCCAAGAACGAGATCATGATCGAGACCTACAAGAGCTGGGGCATCAACCCGACCCCGATGGCCTGGGGCGAGACCTTCGCCGCGCTCCAGCAGAAGGTCGTCGACGGTCAGGACAACCCCTACATGACCGTCAACTCGATGAAGTTCTACGAGGTCCAGAAATACGTGACCGACCTGCGCTACCTGTTCTCGATCGAGCCGCTGATCATCAGCGAGGCGCTGTTCCAGAGCCTTTCGCCGGAAGAGCAGCAGCAGGTCCTGGAAGCCGGGCAGGAGGCGACGCAAGCCTCGGCGCAGTTCCTGCGGGACCAGGAAAGCAAGATCAAGGAAGAGCTGGTCGGCCGGGGCATGGAGATCACCGAGCCCGCCGATGACGAGAAGGAATTCATCGAACTGGCGACGACCAAGGTCTGGCCGAAATTCTACGACCAGATCGGCGGCAAAGAGGTTCTCGACGGGGTGCTGACCTCGCTGGGTCGCGATCCGGCGAAATAA